In the genome of Myxococcus stipitatus, one region contains:
- a CDS encoding type 4a pilus biogenesis protein PilO has protein sequence MDKYLDQFAKASPGAKFGGLAVLIALMTAANFFFFIQPTEDRIRIQVGQRRKLDLDLAEKSAIAQNLNERRREMDVLEQKLAEALTELPERKDVEELLAQINDIGKKSGLEIALVQPDREYVGGGEFFARIPIRMTVRGNYHEIAMFLQEMANMRRIVNVNNINLGQPTLKNEKVVLQSSFLATTFRFVETKK, from the coding sequence ATGGACAAGTACCTGGATCAATTCGCCAAGGCCTCCCCGGGCGCCAAGTTCGGTGGTCTGGCCGTGCTCATCGCCCTGATGACCGCCGCCAACTTCTTCTTCTTCATTCAGCCGACGGAGGACCGGATTCGCATCCAGGTCGGCCAGCGGCGCAAGCTGGACCTGGACCTCGCGGAGAAGAGCGCCATCGCGCAGAACCTCAACGAGCGGCGGCGCGAGATGGACGTGCTGGAGCAGAAGCTCGCCGAGGCCCTCACGGAGCTGCCGGAGCGAAAGGACGTCGAGGAGCTGCTCGCGCAGATCAACGACATCGGCAAGAAGAGCGGCCTCGAGATTGCCCTCGTCCAACCGGATCGTGAGTACGTCGGAGGCGGCGAGTTCTTCGCGCGCATCCCCATCCGCATGACGGTCAGGGGCAACTATCACGAGATCGCCATGTTCCTGCAGGAGATGGCGAACATGCGCCGCATCGTGAACGTCAACAACATCAACCTGGGACAGCCGACTCTCAAGAACGAGAAGGTCGTCCTGCAGAGCAGCTTCCTGGCGACGACTTTCCGGTTCGTCGAGACCAAGAAATAG
- the pilM gene encoding type IV pilus assembly protein PilM — translation MAKGKLALGLDIGSTSIKMILLKEQRKRGEVGFALQSFGMKPLPPEAIVDGALMNSTAIVQAVQELMSELKVKGKDVAIGVSGHSVIIKKIQMPRMSQEELEESIQWEAEQYIPFDVKDVNIDTQILDGGGNDATGQMDVLLVAAKKDMINDYTTVVSEAGLAPVVVDVDAFAVQNMFSVNYDLPEKETVVLINAGASVVNINIIANGVTVFTRDVTIGGNQFTEEIQKQLNVSYEEAEALKIGGNRADADAVVPQEVERVLSSVAEQVAGEIQRSLDFYAGTAADSNFTKVYLSGGTAKIPALFKTIEARTGVPVEILNPFRKIDVDNRKFDPAFIMDVAPMAAVAVGLALRRPGDKLA, via the coding sequence ATGGCGAAGGGCAAACTGGCACTCGGTCTGGACATCGGATCGACCTCCATCAAGATGATCCTGCTCAAGGAGCAGCGCAAGCGTGGCGAAGTGGGCTTCGCGCTGCAGAGCTTCGGCATGAAGCCGCTGCCTCCGGAGGCCATTGTCGACGGCGCCTTGATGAACTCCACGGCCATCGTCCAGGCCGTCCAGGAGCTGATGTCCGAGCTGAAGGTGAAGGGCAAGGACGTCGCCATCGGCGTGTCCGGCCACTCGGTCATCATCAAGAAGATTCAGATGCCGCGCATGTCCCAGGAGGAACTCGAGGAGAGCATCCAGTGGGAGGCCGAGCAGTACATCCCCTTCGACGTGAAGGACGTGAACATCGACACGCAGATCCTCGACGGGGGCGGCAACGACGCCACCGGTCAGATGGATGTGCTGCTGGTCGCGGCCAAAAAGGACATGATCAACGACTACACCACAGTGGTCTCCGAGGCGGGCCTCGCGCCGGTGGTGGTGGACGTGGACGCCTTCGCCGTCCAGAACATGTTCTCCGTCAACTACGACCTGCCGGAGAAGGAGACCGTCGTCCTCATCAACGCGGGCGCATCGGTGGTGAACATCAACATCATCGCCAACGGCGTGACGGTCTTCACCCGTGATGTCACCATCGGTGGCAACCAGTTCACCGAAGAGATCCAGAAGCAGCTCAACGTCTCCTACGAGGAGGCGGAGGCGCTGAAGATCGGCGGCAACCGTGCGGACGCGGACGCCGTCGTTCCTCAGGAGGTCGAGCGCGTGCTCTCCAGCGTCGCCGAGCAGGTGGCCGGCGAAATCCAGCGCTCCTTGGACTTCTACGCCGGCACGGCGGCGGACTCGAACTTCACCAAGGTCTACCTGTCCGGTGGCACGGCGAAGATTCCCGCCCTGTTCAAGACCATTGAGGCGCGCACCGGCGTGCCGGTCGAGATCCTCAATCCGTTCCGCAAGATCGACGTGGACAACCGCAAGTTCGACCCCGCGTTCATCATGGACGTGGCGCCCATGGCCGCGGTGGCCGTGGGATTGGCGCTGAGGCGTCCGGGCGACAAGCTGGCCTGA
- the pilQ gene encoding type IV pilus secretin PilQ, producing MLERSAVTRGKWMLAAVFVAVLAGAEVSGAELNTLRDVAVSRTGSGAQVVVTGTRPPTFTVFRLSSPERLVVDLSSADATGIKGHHDGSGPVAGVVASQFSDERASVGRVLLALDKASQYDVRADGNRVVISVDGAEAKLAEPSPAPVATALAAPSVGKPAAVVAEAVPQVKAAEPSTKPVMPENVVAAEADEREVANPAQRITQLAYADDTLRIRADGDIARYEVLELADPPRLAVDLYGVGLAARAPRVNGATLREVRVGAHSDKVRLVLDVRGKMPAYRVDRADKGLEVVLGSAVARKAAPSPAPQEAVASVAEVEPMRAAPEPVEAQAPVTASVVEVKDLSFQEGGAGGRVVLKLTGTAAWKVDRPDPRSAVLTLDNARLPKKLERSLDTSALETPVKMISAFSVPGESRKVRVVVAADGAIDEKVTQNGGTLSWRLDVKGVKTDEVAVAQRTAGFTAEAPAYAAEGAPQQARYRGKRVSFEFKDIDIQNLLRVIAEISKKNVVVADDVSGRVTIRLRNVPWDQALDLILRTKQLGKEEFGNIIRIAPLKTLEEEARLRQERKKSLQQQEDLMVNLIPVNYAVAGDMSARVKDVLSERGSVTVDTRTNVLIVKDVRANTEKARALVRSLDTQTPQVLIESRIVEASTNFTRDLGVQWGGQARLSQASGNPTGLIFPNNVAITGGAAGTAAGLPGVPNFAVNLPSAGGTAGLGGALGFTFGSAGGALQLNLRLSAMEQEGSVKTISAPRVTTLDNNTARISQGLSIPFSQVSAGGVNTTFVEARLSLEVTPHITQDGSVLMAITASNNQPDASSTGSNGQPAIQRKEANTQVLVKDGDTTVIGGIYVRRGSSRVNSVPFLSKIPVLGLLFKQTVESDDRQELLIFITPRILNRQTIAQSL from the coding sequence ATGCTCGAGAGGAGCGCTGTGACGAGGGGCAAGTGGATGTTGGCGGCCGTATTCGTGGCCGTCCTTGCGGGCGCCGAGGTGTCTGGCGCTGAACTGAATACGTTGCGGGATGTCGCGGTGTCCCGTACGGGCTCCGGTGCCCAGGTGGTGGTGACCGGAACCCGGCCTCCTACCTTCACCGTGTTCCGGCTGAGCAGCCCGGAGCGATTGGTGGTGGACCTCTCGTCGGCGGATGCGACGGGTATCAAGGGGCATCACGACGGCTCGGGTCCCGTCGCCGGAGTCGTGGCGTCGCAGTTCTCGGACGAACGCGCGAGCGTGGGCCGGGTCCTGCTGGCGCTCGACAAGGCGTCCCAGTACGACGTTCGGGCCGACGGCAATCGCGTGGTGATCTCCGTGGATGGCGCCGAGGCCAAGCTGGCCGAGCCTTCCCCGGCGCCGGTCGCCACGGCCCTTGCGGCTCCCTCCGTCGGCAAGCCCGCCGCCGTGGTGGCGGAGGCCGTGCCGCAGGTGAAGGCCGCTGAGCCCTCCACGAAGCCGGTCATGCCGGAGAACGTGGTCGCGGCCGAGGCCGACGAGCGTGAGGTGGCCAACCCTGCCCAGCGCATCACCCAGCTGGCCTACGCCGACGACACGCTGCGCATCCGCGCGGACGGCGACATCGCCCGCTACGAGGTGCTGGAGCTGGCGGACCCGCCGCGCCTTGCGGTGGACCTCTACGGCGTGGGCCTGGCGGCCCGTGCGCCTCGCGTGAACGGCGCGACGCTGCGCGAAGTGCGAGTGGGCGCCCACTCAGACAAGGTCCGGCTGGTGCTGGATGTGCGCGGCAAGATGCCGGCTTACCGCGTGGATCGCGCGGACAAGGGCCTGGAAGTGGTGTTGGGGAGCGCGGTGGCTCGCAAGGCCGCGCCGTCGCCCGCGCCGCAAGAGGCCGTCGCGTCCGTGGCCGAGGTCGAACCCATGCGCGCCGCGCCTGAGCCCGTCGAGGCCCAGGCTCCCGTCACCGCGTCCGTGGTGGAGGTCAAGGACCTGTCCTTCCAGGAGGGTGGGGCGGGTGGTCGCGTGGTGCTGAAGCTGACGGGTACGGCCGCGTGGAAGGTGGACCGGCCCGACCCCCGCAGCGCGGTGCTGACGCTGGACAACGCCCGGCTGCCCAAGAAGCTGGAGCGCAGCCTGGACACCAGCGCCCTCGAGACGCCGGTGAAGATGATCAGCGCCTTCAGTGTCCCGGGCGAGAGCCGCAAGGTTCGCGTGGTCGTCGCCGCGGATGGCGCCATCGACGAGAAGGTCACCCAGAACGGCGGCACGCTGTCGTGGCGGCTGGATGTGAAGGGTGTGAAGACGGATGAGGTGGCCGTGGCCCAGCGCACCGCCGGCTTCACCGCCGAGGCGCCCGCCTACGCCGCCGAGGGTGCGCCGCAGCAGGCTCGCTACCGTGGCAAGCGCGTCTCCTTCGAGTTCAAGGACATCGACATCCAGAACCTCCTGCGGGTCATCGCGGAGATCTCCAAGAAGAACGTGGTCGTCGCCGACGACGTGAGCGGCCGAGTCACCATCCGTCTGCGCAACGTCCCCTGGGACCAGGCGCTGGACCTCATCCTGCGTACGAAGCAGCTGGGCAAGGAGGAGTTTGGCAACATCATCCGCATCGCTCCGCTGAAGACCCTGGAAGAAGAGGCCCGTCTGCGCCAGGAGCGCAAGAAGTCCCTCCAGCAGCAGGAGGACTTGATGGTCAACCTCATCCCGGTGAACTACGCGGTTGCTGGCGACATGTCGGCGCGGGTGAAGGACGTGCTGAGCGAGCGTGGCTCCGTGACCGTGGATACGCGCACCAACGTGCTCATCGTCAAGGATGTGCGGGCCAACACGGAGAAGGCGCGCGCGCTGGTTCGGAGCCTGGACACGCAGACGCCGCAGGTGCTCATCGAGAGCCGCATCGTCGAGGCGAGCACCAACTTCACGCGTGACCTTGGTGTGCAGTGGGGCGGGCAGGCGCGTCTCTCCCAGGCCTCGGGCAACCCGACGGGCCTCATCTTCCCCAACAACGTCGCTATCACGGGTGGTGCGGCGGGTACCGCCGCGGGTCTCCCGGGTGTGCCGAACTTCGCGGTGAACCTGCCTTCGGCGGGTGGTACGGCGGGCCTCGGTGGTGCGTTGGGCTTCACCTTTGGTTCCGCGGGAGGTGCACTGCAGCTCAACCTGCGTCTCTCCGCGATGGAACAGGAAGGCAGCGTCAAGACCATCTCCGCCCCGCGTGTGACGACGCTGGACAACAATACCGCGCGCATCAGCCAGGGGCTCTCCATCCCGTTCAGTCAGGTCTCCGCGGGTGGTGTGAACACGACCTTCGTCGAAGCCCGCCTGTCGCTGGAAGTGACGCCGCACATCACCCAGGACGGCAGTGTGCTGATGGCCATCACGGCCTCCAACAACCAGCCTGACGCGTCCAGCACGGGCTCGAATGGTCAGCCGGCCATCCAGCGCAAGGAGGCGAACACCCAGGTGCTGGTCAAGGATGGAGACACCACGGTCATCGGCGGTATCTACGTTCGCCGCGGGTCCTCCCGAGTCAACTCGGTGCCTTTCTTGTCGAAGATTCCGGTGCTGGGGCTGCTGTTCAAGCAGACCGTGGAGTCGGATGACCGACAGGAACTGCTCATCTTCATCACGCCCCGCATTCTCAACCGGCAGACCATCGCGCAGAGCCTCTAA
- a CDS encoding pilus assembly protein PilP — translation MKMFKATMTTAALALTLAACEKEPPPAPPARAAPAPAPAAPAETAAAVEAMAAPAYVYSYNPVGKRDPFRSPLEELNQSGQPNPVTTCTEPLCAFDLDQLKLVAVVTGDANPLAMVEDPQGRGHIVRRNTRVGRQGGKVTQILRDSMTVTEVFSGNGEIIKNPVTLQLKPDDKLDPSYNLMTGKNFGE, via the coding sequence ATGAAGATGTTCAAGGCCACAATGACGACTGCCGCGCTCGCGCTGACGCTCGCTGCATGCGAGAAAGAGCCGCCTCCCGCTCCGCCTGCTCGCGCGGCGCCGGCGCCTGCTCCCGCTGCGCCTGCGGAGACCGCGGCGGCCGTCGAGGCCATGGCTGCTCCGGCCTACGTCTATTCGTACAATCCGGTGGGCAAGCGTGACCCGTTCCGGAGCCCGCTCGAGGAGCTGAATCAGTCGGGTCAGCCCAATCCGGTGACGACTTGCACCGAGCCCCTGTGCGCGTTCGACCTCGACCAGCTCAAGCTGGTTGCGGTCGTCACGGGGGACGCCAATCCACTTGCCATGGTCGAAGACCCGCAGGGTCGAGGCCACATCGTGCGCCGCAACACCCGCGTGGGGCGCCAGGGTGGCAAGGTCACGCAGATTCTCCGCGACTCGATGACGGTGACCGAGGTGTTTTCGGGCAACGGAGAGATCATCAAGAACCCGGTGACCTTGCAGCTCAAGCCGGATGACAAGCTGGACCCTAGCTACAATCTGATGACCGGCAAAAACTTCGGGGAGTAG
- a CDS encoding PilN domain-containing protein gives MMIRINLLPVRKTQTKKKGQTTLVLFGVLFLGAAVGNYVWYDDRESERQRNAQAIAQTQAKIAELEKVIGEVKNINARKTEVEKKLAVLDALRKGRNGPVRMMDALASATPKKVWVKTFVESSNAVSIDGSAVSHDEVAEFMRALNGVVWTPKGMGRLVDHRRESKTSRVEMLTAEATVEEFPSGEITPFFTNIDLTSAVQTKSSSGPTSAPSLVDFKITLKANYAI, from the coding sequence ATGATGATTCGCATCAACCTGCTTCCTGTCCGGAAGACGCAGACCAAGAAGAAGGGTCAGACGACTCTCGTCCTCTTCGGCGTGCTGTTCCTGGGCGCCGCCGTGGGCAACTACGTCTGGTACGACGACCGGGAATCCGAGCGTCAGCGCAACGCGCAGGCCATCGCCCAGACGCAGGCGAAGATCGCCGAGTTGGAAAAGGTCATTGGCGAGGTGAAGAACATCAACGCCCGCAAGACCGAGGTCGAGAAGAAGCTCGCCGTGCTCGATGCGCTTCGCAAGGGGCGCAATGGTCCGGTTCGCATGATGGACGCGCTGGCCTCCGCCACCCCGAAGAAGGTCTGGGTGAAGACCTTCGTCGAGTCCAGCAACGCGGTGTCCATCGATGGTTCGGCGGTCAGCCACGATGAGGTCGCGGAGTTCATGCGCGCTTTGAACGGTGTGGTGTGGACCCCCAAGGGCATGGGCCGCCTGGTGGATCATCGCCGTGAGTCGAAGACGTCCCGTGTGGAGATGTTGACGGCGGAGGCCACGGTCGAGGAGTTCCCGAGCGGGGAAATCACTCCGTTCTTCACCAACATCGACCTGACCAGCGCGGTCCAGACGAAGTCCTCGAGCGGACCGACGAGTGCCCCATCGCTGGTCGACTTCAAGATCACCCTCAAAGCGAACTACGCCATCTGA